In one Rutidosis leptorrhynchoides isolate AG116_Rl617_1_P2 chromosome 8, CSIRO_AGI_Rlap_v1, whole genome shotgun sequence genomic region, the following are encoded:
- the LOC139863266 gene encoding 7-deoxyloganetic acid glucosyltransferase-like, which yields MDSQPNSPHVLIFPFPVQGHVSCMLKLAELLCISGVHVTFLNSDIIHRRLLRYNDVMSRFSRYSGFRFETISDGLPPDHPRSGNRVVDIFDSIKMVTKPMFRQMLLPGGCLNHMNNRPLVSSIIADGIMCFTIDVANELGIPIYLFRTVSASCFWAFYCIPKLIESGDLPIKEDDEMDRLLHGVTGMEKYLRLRDLPSFCRTSDLSDRAFQVVTSETQETYRANGLILNTFEDLEESALTQIRKHVPNLYAIGPLHGHLNSRLEAQMTSPPRSSNSLWEEDRTCMTWLDEQTPKSVIYVSFGSMTMLSRDELIEFWYGLVNSKKNFLWVVRPNSVAGDGQTIPAQLLEGTVERGYIVRWAPQEEVLAHPAVGGFLTHSGWNSTLESIVAAVPMICWPYYADQQVNSRLVGEVWKLGFDMKDICDRVVVEKVVKDLMDTKRDELARPVDRMMKLARRSVAVDGSSFNNLNRLIEDIKQINRSCNKTVTTHPCFV from the exons ATGGATTCTCAACCCAATTCTCCACACGTCCTCATATTCCCATTTCCAGTTCAAGGCCACGTCAGCTGCATGCTCAAACTTGCTGAGCTCCTTTGCATCTCCGGTGTCCACGTCACATTTCTCAACTCTGACATCATCCATCGTCGGTTGCTACGTTACAATGACGTCATGTCTCGATTCTCCAGATACTCTGGCTTTAGATTTGAGACCATTTCTGACGGGCTTCCTCCTGATCACCCTCGTTCGGGTAACCGAGTTGTGGATATTTTTGATTCTATTAAAATGGTTACAAAACCAATGTTTAGGCAAATGCTTCTTCCCGGTGGTTGTTTGAATCATATGAATAATCGTCCTCTTGTTTCTAGTATTATTGCTGATGGGATCATGTGTTTCACTATTGATGTTGCTAATGAATTGGGGATTCCTATTTATCTTTTTCGTACGGTTAGTGCTAGTTGTTTTTGGGCTTTTTATTGCATTCCTAAGCTCATTGAATCCGGAGATCTTCCTATTAAAG aAGATGATGAAATGGACAGACTTTTACATGGTGTGACTGGGATGGAAAAGTACTTACGACTTCGCGATCTACCTAGTTTTTGCCGTACTAGTGATCTATCGGACAGAGCATTTCAAGTTGTTACATCTGAGACACAAGAGACTTATCGAGCGAACGGGTTAATCTTAAACACCTTTGAAGACTTGGAAGAATCAGCATTAACACAAATCCGGAAGCACGTTCCAAATCTATATGCAATTGGGCCTCTTCATGGACACCTAAACTCTAGACTAGAGGCCCAAATGACATCACCACCGCGGTCTTCAAACAGTCTGTGGGAGGAGGATCGTACTTGCATGACGTGGCTAGATGAACAGACGCCTAAGTCGGTTATTTATGTTAGTTTTGGGAGTATGACCATGTTGAGTAGAGATGAGCTTATTGAGTTTTGGTACGGGCTTGTTAATTCTAAGAAGAACTTTTTGTGGGTCGTTAGGCCCAACTCTGTGGCAGGAGATGGTCAAACCATTCCTGCCCAACTATTAGAGGGTACTGTTGAAAGGGGATATATAGTGAGATGGGCCCCACAAGAGGAGGTTCTGGCTCATCCGGCAGTTGGTGGATTTTTGACACATAGCGGATGGAATTCGACGCTGGAGAGTATTGTTGCCGCAGTGCCTATGATTTGTTGGCCGTATTATGCGGACCAACAAGTTAATAGTAGGTTAGTCGGAGAAGTGTGGAAGTTAGGGTTTGACATGAAAGACATTTGTGACCGGGTTGTAGTTGAAAAAGTTGTAAAGGATTTGATGGATACAAAGAGGGACGAGTTAGCTAGACCAGTTGATCGAATGATGAAATTGGCTCGACGATCAGTTGCTGTGGACGGAAGCTCATTTAATAACTTGAACCGTTTAATCGAGGATATAAAACAAATCAA TCGGAGTTGTAACAAAACAGTAACTACTCATCCGTGTTTTGTTTAG
- the LOC139861113 gene encoding 17.3 kDa class I heat shock protein-like → MSIIPGFFGGRRSNVFDPFSLDIWDPFEGFPFNNNDIRSLSNRSRSSEASSFVNANIDWKETADAHVFKADVPGLKKEEVKVEVEDDRVLQISGERNKESEEKGDTWHRVERSSGKFMRRFRLPENAKVDQVKAAMDNGVLTVTVPKVEAKKPDVKSIQISG, encoded by the coding sequence ATGTCGATCATTCCAGGTTTTTTCGGTGGCCGCCGATCTAACGTCTTCGATCCGTTCTCCTTGGACATATGGGACCCATTCGAAGGTTTCCCGTTCAACAACAACGACATTCGTTCTCTATCCAATCGATCCCGATCATCCGAAGCGTCATCGTTCGTGAACGCCAACATCGATTGGAAGGAGACCGCTGACGCACACGTGTTCAAGGCTGACGTGCCAGGGTTGAAAAAGGAAGAAGTGAAAGTTGAGGTGGAAGACGATCGCGTGTTGCAGATCAGTGGAGAGAGGAACAAAGAGAGTGAAGAGAAAGGTGACACGTGGCATAGGGTTGAAAGGAGTAGTGGCAAGTTTATGAGGAGGTTTAGGTTGCCGGAAAATGCGAAGGTGGATCAGGTGAAAGCCGCGATGGATAATGGTGTTTTGACTGTGACTGTGCCTAAAGTTGAAGCGAAGAAACCTGATGTGAAATCTATTCAGATCTCTGGTTGA
- the LOC139861263 gene encoding rubisco accumulation factor 1.1, chloroplastic, with translation MFSSTLNPSKPTTFLHSQFLSTPFPLHSHSNLKPIYHRKPIPISAAIIPSSKPPSQQKLYQPFRPPPSQSPIPPQYRDLDTNARLDVLTNRLGLWFEYAPLIPPLIQDGFAPPTLEEITGISGVEQNRLVVGAQVRESLVQSGLDEQTLEFFDKGGAELLYEIRLLSVAQRAAAARYISENRFEPGDVNELARSIKDFPRRRGDRGWEWFDYDIPADCLAFMYYRQAMEYREAELRTTALEKAMNVAVSDQAKAWILKELDGNDGDGEGQGRGGGVVDGVKVPVVRLNLGEVAEATVVAVLPVCGARDRGLELEEAPWECGSEGAFGIVEAEKGWAKWVVLPAWEPVMNLKSGGVVVAFSDARALPWRVNRWYKEEAILVVVDRSRKEVEVDDGFYLILSEDELKVERGSMLKEKGCEKSLGSVVIVVRPPREDDENEIDIEDWE, from the coding sequence ATGTTTTCTTCTACACTGAATCCCTCAAAACCCACAACTTTCCTCCATTCCCAATTCCTTTCCACCCCATTCCCACTCCATTCCCATTCCAACCTCAAACCCATCTACCACCGGAAACCCATTCCCATCTCAGCCGCCATCATCCCCTCCTCAAAACCACCGTCACAACAAAAACTCTACCAACCATTCCGACCACCACCGTCTCAATCACCAATCCCACCTCAATACCGTGACCTCGACACCAACGCCCGTCTCGATGTCTTAACAAATCGTCTCGGTTTATGGTTCGAATACGCCCCTTTAATCCCACCTTTGATTCAAGACGGTTTCGCCCCACCTACACTCGAAGAAATAACCGGTATCTCCGGTGTCGAACAGAACCGATTAGTCGTCGGAGCTCAGGTTCGCGAATCGTTAGTTCAATCAGGTCTTGATGAACAAACACTCGAGTTTTTCGATAAAGGTGGTGCTGAATTGTTGTATGAGATTAGATTGTTGAGTGTTGCCCAGAGGGCTGCTGCAGCTCGATACATAAGCGAAAATAGATTTGAACCCGGTGATGTGAACGAACTCGCTAGATCGATTAAGGATTTCCCGCGTAGGCGCGGGGACCGCGGTTGGGAGTGGTTTGATTACGATATACCGGCTGATTGTTTGGCGTTTATGTATTATAGACAAGCGATGGAGTATCGAGAAGCCGAATTGAGAACAACGGCATTGGAAAAGGCTATGAATGTGGCGGTTTCGGATCAGGCGAAAGCGTGGATTTTGAAGGAGTTGGATGGTAATGACGGTGACGGTGAAGGACAAGGGAGGGGAGGTGGGGTCGTTGACGGGGTTAAAGTTCCGGTCGTTAGGTTAAATTTAGGTGAGGTAGCGGAGGCAACGGTGGTGGCGGTTTTGCCCGTTTGTGGGGCCCGGGACCGGGGTTTGGAATTGGAGGAAGCACCTTGGGAATGTGGGAGTGAAGGGGCGTTTGGGATAGTGGAGGCGGAAAAAGGATGGGCCAAATGGGTTGTTTTACCCGCGTGGGAGCCCGTTATGAATCTGAAAAGTGGGGGAGTGGTTGTGGCGTTTTCAGACGCACGGGCTCTACCGTGGAGGGTTAATAGGTGGTATAAGGAAGAAGCGATATTGGTAGTCGTGGATAGAAGCCGAAAAGAGGTGGAGGTTGATGATGGGTTTTATTTGATATTGAGTGAAGATGAATTGAAAGTTGAAAGAGGTTCAATGTTGAAGGAAAAAGGGTGTGAAAAGAGTTTAGGtagtgttgttattgttgttaggccaCCAAGAGAAGATGATGAGAATGAAATTGATATTGAGGATTGGGAATGA
- the LOC139861087 gene encoding 17.6 kDa class I heat shock protein-like — protein sequence MSIIPSFLTNRRSNVFDPFSLDIWDPFQGISSALTNLPESSRETAAIASARVDWKETPEAHVFKADLPGLKKEEVKVEVEEGRVLQISGERSRENEEKNDTWHRVERSSGKFFRRFRLPENVKMEEVKATMENGVLTVTVPKQEEKKPVVKAIDISG from the coding sequence ATGTCGATCATTCCAAGCTTCCTAACCAACAGGAGGAGCAACGTATTCGACCCATTCTCCTTGGACATCTGGGACCCATTTCAGGGCATCTCAAGCGCCCTGACCAACCTGCCCGAATCATCTCGCGAAACCGCAGCAATCGCGAGCGCACGTGTCGACTGGAAGGAAACACCGGAAGCGCACGTGTTCAAAGCGGACTTACCCGGGCTTAAAAAGGAAGAAGTGAAAGTTGAAGTTGAAGAAGGACGGGTGTTGCAAATAAGCGGTGAAAGAAGCAGAGAAAATGAAGAAAAGAATGATACGTGGCATAGAGTTGAGAGGAGTTCGGGCAAGTTTTTCAGGAGGTTTAGGCTGCCGGAAAATGTGAAAATGGAGGAAGTGAAAGCAACTATGGAGAATGGTGTGTTGACCGTGACCGTTCCTAAACAAGAGGAGAAGAAACCGGTGGTGAAGGCTATTGATATATCCGGTTAG